GGCCGCTTCCACGCGTTCCACCGTGCGATGCACGGTGGTTTCATGCACACCCCAATCGTCACCCAGATGTGCAAAGGTGCGGTACTCGTGCCAAAATTCCAGGGTCATCAGCAGTTGTTCAGCCACGCTCAGCGCGGCTGGGCGACCAGATTTCTTCTTCCGCCCTTCGCGTTCAGTCAGCACTACTTTCATCTCAGCGAAGGTTTCCGGGTAAACCCCGGTGCGTCGACGAAACTGCTTGCGATTCATCTTTAGCGTGCGTGTCAGGCGGTCTTGCTCCACCCTGACACCTTAGCCCGCCACTTTCGCAAGAGGTCTATTGAATAGAGCACTCAAGATTCGATTTTGGCCTCGTCTGTTGACTATCGCCAGAGCCTGTAAGGCCTTCAACGGCGACGGATGAAGTTGAAGCACAAGGCGGCCAGCGTCAGACTCCCCAGTATCAGGCAGGCCAATGGGTCCAGCCCAGCACGATTGACCCCAACAGATACAGGGTGACGCAGATACCACCCACGACGTGGCCGGACCTGCTGGTCAAACTGACGCGCCAAGCGGTGAAGCTCGGTTGGCACGTCACCGTCCAGTAGTGGATGCCCATGCCCGGTCGCAATAAGTTCAGGGTCTAGACCAGCCAGAGTTTCGACAGACCGGCGCGCCGCATCCCAGTTGGGGGTGTAGTAAGCCGGGGGACCGCGGAGGACCACAGGCTGCATGCTTACGGCACTGGACGCCCACTCCTGCCGGGTGGTTACAACGGCGTCTCCAGCGATCAGGGTGCGGTCACTGGCCCGCCACAAGGAAATGTGCCCGCTGGCATGCCCTGGGGTGTGCAGCCACCGCCACGCCGGCAGGTGCGGCACGGCGCCCTCAACGGACAGAGGCTGCACGGCTGGGCGAAAGTCGAACGGCCCTGGCAAGAAGACCGGAGACAGCAGGCTCATGCTGCCCCCCACGCTCGGATCGGGGAAAGGGTAAGCGGCTTGACCTGTCAGGAAAGGAAGCTCAAGAGAGTGGTTGTACACCGGGACCGCCCAACGCTTGAGAAGCGCGTGCAGCGCCCCCACGTGGTCCAGGTGGCCATGAGTCAAGACGATGGCCTGTGGGGGACAGTCCCCGTACACTTGCTGTGCGGCCCGCTCAATCAGCCCAGCGGTTCCTGGCAAACCGGCGTCCACCAGGACCCACTCCTTGCCTTCCGGGGTTCCCAGGAAGTAGACATTGACCATGGGGAGGCGCACCCGGAACACGTCCTCTCGGAGCGCTTGAACGCCCCCAAAAGCGGGTGGAAAAGCAAAAAGGGACATAGAACCTCCTGGATCAAACTGATAGCACCTGTGCTGACCATGTGAGCAGAAGACAGCGACCCGAGGGTTTCTCAGCCGCAGATCAAACGCCGCTCCTCCGTGGAACTGAAGCCTGAGCAGACGGCAGCGGAGCCCAGGCGTGGCCGGACGCCCCAAACCCCGTCCAGAAGCGTGTCAGCGCTTGATCCAAGTGGGGCATCGGCCAGCCCCGCTCGCTGCGCAGGGTGTATTGATGTGTGGGCGCGGGCGTCCGGCCAGGAGGCACCGTCGCCAACCCAGCCACATCTGCCAGTCGGTGTGCCCAGGCCAGCGGCGTCAAATCCACGCCGCTGGTGAGATGCCAGAGTCCATATTCGCCGTCTAGAAGCAGATTCAACGCTTCATGGAAAAGGTCAGGAGCGTAGGTTGGCGTGGTGATGACTGGAGCGTCAGCCTGAATGGGCTTCCCCGCCAGCAAGTCGGTCATGACCCGCGCTGTTCGTTCGGTGGGGTCTCCTGTGCCGAACAGTTCTCCAGACCGCACCAGGAGGGCAGCGGGATGACTGCTTAGCAGTGCGGCAGCCAGACGCGCCGCCTGTTGCCCTTCTGCCGTCACCGCACTGGCCGGATCGGATTCGGTGTATGGGCGGCCAGCCAACCCATCGAAAACGTCCGCGCGGCAAAAACTGAGCAGGGGCCGTTTGGACGCGGCGCAGGCCTGGGCCAGCTGCACTGCGGCGCGGGCTGACAGCGCGCCGGGAAGATTCACAACGGCCCAGGGAACGCTCAGGTCCAGTCCAGCGGCAAGATCACCAGGCGCAGCGGATGAAGCGGCCTGACAGCGCAGGCCCCGTTGCCCGCAGACCTCCAGCAACCGCTGGCCCAGGGAAGTGTGCGCGCCGTACACCAGCAGCGGTGGGCCACCCGGCGGCTGCGCCTGCACCGCGCCTTCCGGCGGATACACATGGCGCGTATCTCGCTGCCACCACCCCGGTGTCTCCAGCAGGGGCGGCGGGGCCGCACCAGTCGCCAGGGTCTGCGCGAGCCGGGCCAGCGCGGTGGGCCGAGGAACTGGGGCGCGCAGGTCCCATAAACCACTTTCATAGTGACCCTCGCGCCGGGTCAGCAGGCTGTTCCACTCGAAAGCCCCGAAGGTCGCCCAGGCGGTTACGGCCCGCACCTCTACGCCGGCCTCTCTGGCTGCTTGAGCCGCCTGCCACGCCCCGGCCAGCCAGCGAAGCTGCTCCTCTCGCGTGCAGTTCAGATGCACTTCCGTCAAGGCCAGTGGTCGGCCGTACCGTGCGTGGGCTTCGTGTAGACGGGCGAGAGGCCCGCCGTGCGCCGCGCCCAGCACGCGCACCGCCTCGACATCGGCGTACGGCTGCCGGCCATTGCCCCCGTGGGTCTGTGCGGGGTAGTCATCCAAGCGGTGGTCCAGAAAGCGCTCACTGGTCACGTACACATTCAGGCCCAGCACCTCCGGGGGACAGGGATGCTCGGCAAACCAGAGCAGGTCGCGTTCGCTGGCTCCCACCCGCCGCAAGTAAGCCCACAGCGGTGACGTCTCGTCAAACCGGCCCAGCAGCAGGTCGAAGGTAAGCCAGCGCCGCTCATTCTCGAAGTCGGCCTGGTCGCGCAGCACAGGGGTACTGAAGACGCAGCCTAGGTCTTCCGTCTGAATCAGCTGTGCCTGTGGATTTACTTCGCGGATCGCCTGCATCGCTAGCACGGTGGCCCGCAACTGGTGATTCAGAGCGGTCCAGCAGCTCTGCTCGTCCCGCCCGTGAGGATACCAGTGGCCGTACAGCCCAGAAAACCGGGCGGTGGTCAGCGGTTCATTGACTGGGGTATAGCAGGTTATTTCTGGGTACCGCTGCGCAACCGCACG
The DNA window shown above is from Deinococcus betulae and carries:
- a CDS encoding helix-turn-helix domain-containing protein; this translates as MNRKQFRRRTGVYPETFAEMKVVLTEREGRKKKSGRPAALSVAEQLLMTLEFWHEYRTFAHLGDDWGVHETTVHRTVERVEAALIASAQFQMPKKRMFQETQLVYSILAINASEVPCERPKK
- a CDS encoding MBL fold metallo-hydrolase, translating into MSLFAFPPAFGGVQALREDVFRVRLPMVNVYFLGTPEGKEWVLVDAGLPGTAGLIERAAQQVYGDCPPQAIVLTHGHLDHVGALHALLKRWAVPVYNHSLELPFLTGQAAYPFPDPSVGGSMSLLSPVFLPGPFDFRPAVQPLSVEGAVPHLPAWRWLHTPGHASGHISLWRASDRTLIAGDAVVTTRQEWASSAVSMQPVVLRGPPAYYTPNWDAARRSVETLAGLDPELIATGHGHPLLDGDVPTELHRLARQFDQQVRPRRGWYLRHPVSVGVNRAGLDPLACLILGSLTLAALCFNFIRRR
- a CDS encoding family 1 glycosylhydrolase — encoded protein: MSIQSNKVSAPGMHLWAGLEPTVSRVGDRQVDQLALSGTDQRPDDMDRLADLGVSAVRFPLLWERTAPDGLAQADWTWGDIRLRRLQARGVQPIVGLIHHGSGPRHTHLLDPDFVAGLVDYARAVAQRYPEITCYTPVNEPLTTARFSGLYGHWYPHGRDEQSCWTALNHQLRATVLAMQAIREVNPQAQLIQTEDLGCVFSTPVLRDQADFENERRWLTFDLLLGRFDETSPLWAYLRRVGASERDLLWFAEHPCPPEVLGLNVYVTSERFLDHRLDDYPAQTHGGNGRQPYADVEAVRVLGAAHGGPLARLHEAHARYGRPLALTEVHLNCTREEQLRWLAGAWQAAQAAREAGVEVRAVTAWATFGAFEWNSLLTRREGHYESGLWDLRAPVPRPTALARLAQTLATGAAPPPLLETPGWWQRDTRHVYPPEGAVQAQPPGGPPLLVYGAHTSLGQRLLEVCGQRGLRCQAASSAAPGDLAAGLDLSVPWAVVNLPGALSARAAVQLAQACAASKRPLLSFCRADVFDGLAGRPYTESDPASAVTAEGQQAARLAAALLSSHPAALLVRSGELFGTGDPTERTARVMTDLLAGKPIQADAPVITTPTYAPDLFHEALNLLLDGEYGLWHLTSGVDLTPLAWAHRLADVAGLATVPPGRTPAPTHQYTLRSERGWPMPHLDQALTRFWTGFGASGHAWAPLPSAQASVPRRSGV